Genomic DNA from Bdellovibrio sp. ArHS:
GGCCGTGATCACTCAAAATGAACTTTTGATGGTGCTTTTGGGCGGGGTTTTCGTGGTAGAGGCGTTGTCCGTTATCACCCAGGTGATCTCTTTTAAAATGACGGGAAAGCGCGTTTTCAAAATGGCGCCGATCCATCATCACTTTGAATTAGGTGGTCTAACGGAAACGAAAATCATCGTGCGTTTCTGGATCATCTCTATTTTGCTGGCAGTATTAAGTCTATCGACTCTGAAGTTGAGGTAAGAAAATGTATAAAGAGTTTAGCGAATTAAAAGACAAAAGAATTCTTGTCGTCGGCCTTGGAAAAACAGGCGCGTCTTTGGCGCACTTCCTGACCAAGCACGGGGCACAAGTAACGGTGACCGATCATAAGTCAAAGCCCGAGCTTTCCACCCAGTTAGAACAACTGGGAGATTTGCCGATCAAGTTTGAACTGGGTGGTCACAGCCCTAAAACTTTCATCGCTCAGGACTTGGTGGTTTTGTCACCGGGTGTTCCCAGCAATTTGAAAATCTTCGACTATGCCAGATCTCAGGGTATTCGCATCACGGGAGAGTTCGAGTTTTCCGCAGGTTTCATTAAAGAGCCGATCATTGGCTTGACTGGAACGAACGGGAAAACAACTGTGGCGAAAATCACGGAAGCTATTCTTAAGGAATCCGGCATTAAAACGTGGGTGGGTGGCGCCAACGAAAAGCCGCTGGTGGATTACCTGCGCTCGGAAGAAAAAGCGCAAGTGGTTATTGCGGAAGTTTCCAGCTTCATGCTGGAACATTGTGACACTTTCAACCCCATGAATATTGTTTTCACGAATCTTGCGGAAAACCATTTGGATCGTTATCGCTCGATGGAAGAATACGTGAACGCCAAAAGACGTATTTTCAAAAACACCAATCAGGCGACGACCAGCATCTTGAATGCGGACGACAACGCTGTGGTGGAATTGGCGCGTGATCCTGCGGTTCAACGCGGGCGAATTTTTTATTTCTCGCGCAAACCCGCTTTAGAACCACAAATCATGAATATCGGCGGCGCCGTGAATATTGGTGATGAAATCCGTGTTCGTACGGGTCCTGAAATCGAAACATTCACGATCAAAAACATGAAGATGCGTGGTAAGCACTCTGTGGAAAATGTTATGGCGGCTATTTTGGCATCGCGTGAACACGGGGCGACTCGTGAAGCGGTCCAAAAAGTCATCGACAGTTTTTCCGGTCTTCCTCATCGCATTGAGTACGTTCGTAAAGTCGGTGGAGTTCTTTTCTACAATGACTCTAAAGCGACGAACGTTCATGCAGTACTTCGTGCGCTGGACACTTTTGATGAAAATGTGATCTTGATCGCGGGTGGTAAAGATACCAACTTGAACTATGAACCTCTGCGCACGGCGGTTAAGAGAAAGGTGAAGACCTTGATCTTAGTCGGGGAAGCGAAAGAAAGAATCAACCGTGATCTGGGAGACTTCTCTGAAACCTTCCTGATCGGTACTTTCGAGGAGGCGGTTCTGATCGCTTACCAAAAGTCCAGAATCGGCGACACCGTTCTTCTTTCACCGGGCTGCTCAAGCTTCGATATGTTTGACAGTTTTGAAGAGCGCGGCGATTATTTCAAAGAAATCGTGAGAAAGTTTCACTGAGGTTTTAGGCCTCAGTCAATACTCATCCATCATTCGACCGCCCAAGACGGGCGGTCTTGATTTAGCCAGGAGGCTTTAAGTGTTATCGCAACGTCTTTTCATTCTTTTTACGTCTTCAGCTCTTCTTCTTTCCGGCTGTGCCTCTGGAACCTTCAAGGCCCGTCAAGAGCAGCGTGAAAAGCTTGCCGCGAGCACTGGCATGTATTGTGAATTTGTCAGCGGTGATTTAAATCCGGATTTAGACGTTGAATTGAGCATGCAGATGGCGCGTCGCTGTGATGCCAATCGCAGTTTCTCAATCACCAACTACAAAAACTCGTCTGATCATAACGGTGTGATTTATTGCTGTGCTTCGACAAAAAGGGGCGCTGTAACTTCCAAAAAGACCTCAACTCCGGCTCCAAAAACAGAAGTTGAAGATCCCAACGCGGAAGTGATTTCCGAATAAGCCGGGTCCAGCTTTTAAAACCTGAAATTGCAAGTCATAGACGATAAATTGGACTTCTGATTAACTAAAGGTCGGGAGTCCCATTTATGTTGAGATATTTGTCTAGCAGCTTGTTTTTGGCCATCATCACACTTTTGGGTATTGGTCTTGTTCAGGTCTACTCTTCCAGTTTTATATTTGCGATCGAATCGTATGGTGACGGACTTTTCTTTTTCAAACGGCAACTGATATTTGCCTTGATCGCCTTCGCTGTTCTGATTGCCACTGTTCACATTCCATTTCGCTATATCGAAAAATACGGATGGGCCTTCTGGTTGCTGGCGACTCTAGGGGTTCTAGCCACCTACGTTCCCGGTTTGGGTGTCCGTGTGGGCGGTGCTCTTCGCTGGATTCAGTTGCCCTTCGGGATTCGCTTTGAACCTGGTGAACTTTTGAAGATCTCTTTCAGTCTTCTTTTTGCAAGCCTTGTCGTCCGCCAGGAAAACTTTTTGGCACGTGTGAAGTGGCATTGGCTGGTCTTGTTCATGATCTTCCCTTTGGCTTTGCTTCTGAAACAGCCGGATTTTGGAACTTTCGCGATCATCATGATGGTGGGGGTAACACTGCTGTTCGCATTTGGCTTACAGTGGAAATACATCATCGCATCTTTTGCGGTTCTGATTCCCGCGTTTTACTTTCTGGTGATGTCTGTTCCATACCGACGAGCGCGCGTTTTGGCCTTTCTTGATCCTTGGTCAGATCCGGCTCAGAAGGGCTTTCAGGTGATTCAAAGTATGCTGAGCTTTCATTCCGGAGGTTTGACCGGAGCGGGATTGGGGCAGGGACAAGGAAAACTCTTCTTTTTACCAGAGGCGCACACGGATTTCACGATGGCAGTTCTTGGTGAAGAGATGGGGTTTATCGGGTTCGTCGCGATTTTGGCGTTGTATGGATTTGTGGTTTTCCGCGGAATCCAGATCGCGGTCAAAGCTGAGGAGCCTTTTAAAAGAGCGTTGGCTTTGGGTTTATCAGTGACTTTTGGATTGAGTGTCTTTATCAATGCGGGTGTGGTTATGGGACTTCTTCCGACGAAAGGTTTGACTCTTCCCTTCTTGAGTTACGGTGGAAGTTCTTTGGTTTCATTGTGCTTCATGTTTGGTCTGATCCTGAATATTGAAAATTCATTTGAGGAAGACAAATTTTCTCGTCGATTCGGATCGCGCTGGACACATTCGAAAGCAAAAACGTAAGAGGACTTGAAATGACTTCCAGTAAAAAAACGATTGTGATCGCGGGTGGTGGAACCGGAGGTCACATTTATCCTGGGATCGCGATCGCGCGAGCCATTCAGAAATTGGACCCCAGTGTGGAAGTGCATTTTGTGGGGACTGCGACCGGACTAGAAACAAAGATTGTTCCGCGTGAAGGTTTTCCCCTGCACTTGATCGAATCCGGTAAATTAAATGTGAAAAGCCCGGTGCAGAAGTTTAAAACTCTTCTGAAGGTGCCAGTGGGTCTTTGGCAATCCGTGCGTTTGTTGGGACAGCTAAAACCCCTCTACGTGGTCGGGGTGGGGGGATATGCCTCCGGTCCTTTTGTGTTGGCGGCAAGTATTATCGGTTTTAACACGGCTATTTGGGAACCCAATGCAATGCCGGGAATGGCCAATCGTCTGCTGGCGCGTTTTGTCGACAAGTGTTTTGTTGTGTTTAGCGAAGCGAAGAAATTTTTGAAAAGTGACAATGTCATTCAAGCGGGCATGCCCATCCGCGAGGAAATCGAAAATGCGCAACGAGACAAGCGCGAAGATGAGAACTTTCATCTTCTTTCTTTCGGTGGAAGCCAAGGGGCTCGTGCCATAAATAATTGTTTAAGCGATGCGATTCTGGCAGGGGGCGAGTGGGTGCACAATTTGTCTGTCGTTCATCAATTAGGCTCGTTAGATTTCAAAAATATTTCGGAAAAATATAAAACGGCCCCTTGTCATGTTGAACCGCAGGAGTTCATCTATGACATGCCAAAATACTATCGTTGGGCTGACATCATCGTCAGTCGTGGCGGTGCCAGTTCTATTGCGGAAGCAGCGGCCTTCGGGATTATTCCAATCATAATTCCTTTGCCGGCTGCCGATAACCATCAGCAAAAGAATGCTGAAAGTCTTGTGTCGAAAAATGCCGGACGCATGATCTTGCAAAAAGATTTAACTCCCGAAAGATTGATTTCAGAAGTTCAATCTTTAAGAAACGATAAAGCTTTGCGTGAACAGATGGTTCAGAATATAAAGAACTTCTACATCCCTCAAGCGGCGACCACCATCGCAAAGGAAATCTTGCAATGAAGTTACAACAAGCCAAATTTCATTTTGTCGGTATCGGGGGCATCGGTATGTGCGGGCTCGCAGAGCTTCTGTATAATATCGGCGCAAAAGTTTCTGGCAGCGACATCGCTGACAACACCAACACGGAACGCCTTCGTGAAATCGGAGTGAAAGTCTTTAAAGGTCATCAGGCTTCAAATGTCGGTGACGCCGATGTCGTGGTTTATTCCAGCGCTATTCAGTACGGAAACCCCGAAATTTCCGAAGCAAGGGCGCGGCAGATACCCTTGATTCCTCGGGCCGAAGCGTTGGCGGAAATCATGCGATTGAAACGTGGTGTTGCGGTTGCGGGAACTCACGGTAAGACGACCACCACCTCCATGACTTCAGCGATCTTTTTGGAAGCCAATATGAGTCCGACAATTGTCGTCGGCGGCCGCTTTGAGCTGATCAAGTCCACCGCCATGTTAGGTTCCGGAGAGTGGCTGGTTGCGGAGGCCGACGAATCGGACGGAAGTTTTCAAAAACTTTCCCCCGAGATTGCGATCATTACGAACGTCGACTCGGACCACTTGGACCATTATAAAACTTTTGAAAACTTGCAAAAAAGTTTCTATGACTTCGCCTTGAAAGTTCCTTTTTATGGAAAAGTCATCGCCTGTGGCGATGATCCGGTGATTCGCCAAATTTTCGAAAACTTTCCGAAGCGCATTTTATTTTACGGCTTTGATGAAAAGAACGATCTTGTGCTTTCGGGACAGCAAGGCAACTATTCCTTGTATCGCGGCGATCGTCTTTTGGGCACTCGTCACCTGGTGGGTGAATTCAGTCTTAAAGTTCCCGGTCGTCATAACGCCTTGAATGCCACTGCGGGAATTTGCGCCGGTCTTGCCGCCGGAATTCCCTTTGCGACTTGCGCGAAAGGGTTGCAGCGTTTTGAAGGTGTCGATCGTCGTTTCCACTTCAAAGGTGAAAAACGCGGCATCAAAATTTACGATGATTACGGCCATCACCCCACCGAAGTGCGCGCGGTTTTGCAGGCCTTCCGAGAAAAATATCCGGGGCAGCGCCTGGTGGTTTTCTTTCAGCCGCATCGTTATTCACGCACACAGCATTGCTGGCATGATTTTACGACGGCGTTTAAAGAGGCGGACGCGGTTCTTCTTGCCGATATTTATCCTGCCGGTGAAGCGCCAATTCCAGGTATCAGCAGTGAAAAGTTAGCTTTGGATATGAAGCATGCCAACGCGTCTTATTTCCTTCGCGATGACAAAGCGACGCAAAAAGTGTTGGGCCTTTTGAAAGAGGGCGACGTCTTTGTCACGTTGGGTGCCGGGGATGGATGGAAACTTGGACTGGATGTTTTGAACCAGCTGTAAAATCAGTTCAGGAAGTGTTTAAAGCCTGGGACCTTTAAAGAGGGGCGTCTGACGAAGAACGCCCCTTTTTTTATTTTTACGAAGCATCATTCATGGGCAGTAAGTCTTCGTGCTTTTGAGAAGGCGCCGCCGATTTGCTGGAAACACCTGGTTTTCGTGCGGAGCTTCTTTTGGGCAAAGAGTCAGAAAACTCCCTATCTTTTTTGATTTTTCCCTCTATGATTTGTGTCAACTCTTGAACCATTGCGTGCATCTGTTGCGACCTTGCGGAAAGCATTTCTGCATTGGTGGCGCATTGGCCAGCGGCGGAAGCATTTCTCTGTGTGACACGATCCAAGTCATTGATGGACATGTTGATGGAGGCGACCCCTTGAGCTTGCTCGGTGCTCGCTGTTGAGATTTCAATATTTACCGATGTCAGTTTTTCAATCTGTTGAACGATCTCATTAAGCATAGAACCACTGGCCTGAACGACTTCGTGGCCATTTTCTATTTTTTCTACGCTTTCGCGTATAAGGTCCGAAATCTCTTTTGCAGAAGTGGCACTTCGCTGCGCTAGAGCCCGAACTGCATCGGCAACTACAGCGAAGCCTTTGCCTTGTTCTCCGGCTCGGGCGGCTTCAACGGCAGCATTTAGAGCCAGAAGATTTGTTTGGAATGCAATGTCGTCAATCACCGTGATGATCTCTTCAATTTTCTTGGAACTCTTTGCGATTTCTCCCATGGAAAAGATTAACTTTTCCACTTCGTCTTTACCCGCGCGTGCTTTAGTCTGCGCATCTTCGGCCAGAGTTTTTGCCTCTTTGGTGTGTTCTGCATTCAGTCGGATCATGCTGGACATTTCTTCGGTGGCCGAGGTCGTTTGCTCGATAGAAGCTGCGGCCGTAGACGCGGCGGCGCTCAAATCTTGCGAGGACTCGGTGATTTCATGGCTGGCCTTGGCGACGCCCGTGCCGGCTTCCTGAAGTTTTTCAGCAAGACCGGAAAGAGCTTTTAGGGGTTTGTTGAGCATGAGGAAAGAAATTAGAAGAGCGAGGAATGACAGGCCAGACGACCAACCCACAATGTACCACGTCGCACTGGTCGCTGCGGCCGTAATCTGAGCTTTGCTGGAGGTGACGGCGAAGCCACCGTGCAGTTTTCCATCAGACCAATTTTCCATGGGGTACCCCAGAATGTCTTTGCCGTTCTTCCAAGGTGAATTGGCAGGGTCCCCATGGCAGTTCATGCATCCTTGCGCCTCGCTCAGACGGACGGGGCGGTAAACCGTAATGTTGTCTTCGGTCACCGAAGAAATTTCTTTGAGATTGGGATCGGCGGCGAATTTTTTTAAAACGTCCGATTCTTCGGCTGTCACTTCATTTTTTTCGTTGCGAGGCTCATCGGAAAATACGCGAAAAGTATAACCTTCCTCTGCGGCGCCTTCCGCGCCCACCTGCATCGCCGCGAAGATAGGAACTTGCTTCAAGATTTTAGTTTTGGCTTCTTTGGAAAGATGACCATCCGGATGTGTCTTCAGAGCATCTTCGATGCTGTTGTCTAAGCCCCCCTGAGAGGCAATATACGATCGAACGGATTCCAATCGTGATAGAATGGCGCGAGATTTTTCGACGAGCTGTGTTTCACCCTGTTTAGAGATGCGGGATGTAGATACCAGTACGGCGGCGGTAGTGCAGATGATACAGGCCAAAAGAATACTCATCATTACCTTGATGTTGAACTTCATGAAACGCTCCTTAGAAAAGTTCTCGATGAGCTATCTATCGAACAGGCGTTCGGAAATCATGAGTTACAAATTTGCGACGGGTTTAAAGAAAGTTCGCCCCGCTTGCGGGACTTAAGTTTTGTTCTTTGATTTTATTGTGCGATTAAATTAATTTAAGGCGATTTTATGTAAAAACAAACACGAGTTTGATAGTAAACTCGTGTTTGATTATTTCAAAAAAATAACGATGGGAATTATTTAGGCGGCGGTTTTGCCGGTAATAATCTGATTAAGATTTTTAACGGCATCGTTCATAACCACGGACTGATTGGCCAATTCTTCTGAGGCGGCTGCACACTCTTGAGCTGCGGCGGCATTGGCCTGGGTAATTTTGTCCATTTCGTTCAGAGCTTTGTTAATTTGTGTGATCCCTTGTTCTTGTTCTCCGCTGGCCGAAGAAATTTCCTCATTCAACGAAGACAGGGACGCAATACTATTTACAATATCTTTTAAGGACGCTTCACTTGATAGAACGACCGTGTGCCCTTTTTCAATATTATTCACACTTTCATTGATCAGTGACGAGATTTCCTTAGCGGATGTGGCGCTTCGTTGTGCCAGACTGCGAACAGCTTCTGCGACAACGGCAAAACCTTTTCCGTGGTCCCCGGCGCGGGCCGCTTCGACTGAGGCATTCAGTGCTAAAAGGTTTGTCTGAAAAGCGATATCATCGATAACCGTGATAATCTCTTCAATCTTTTTTGAGCTCGTGGTGATTTCGTTCATTGAAACGGTGAGTTTGCGGACCTCTTCTTCCCCCACGCGGGCCTTTTCCTGAACCTGATAGGCGAGATCGCGCGCCTTGCTGGCGTGTCCTGTGTTCATCTTCACCATGCTGGAAACTTGCTCGGTGGAGGCGGACGTTTCCTCAATTGAGGCCGCCGCTTTCACTGCGGAACTGCTTAAGTTTTGACTGGAGTCCCTGATTTCTCTGCCGGCGCTGGAAACCTGTGTTCCTGCGACTGTCAAAGTTTCAATAGACTGTAAAAGTGCTTGCAGCGGTTTGCGCACCACTAGGATGGAGATACCCAAGATCATAACAGTGATTAAAAGAGCCCAGGCTAAAATGGAAAGTGTTGAATTGGTTGCGGCCGCGGCGACCTGATCTGTAGAGGATGTCACGGCAAAAACCCCGTGAAGTTTTCCGTCTTTCCAATTTTCCATAGGATAACCCAAGATGTCCTTGCCATTTTTCCAAGGGCTGGTTGCCGGATCGCCGTGACACAGCAGACATCCCTGAGCTTCAGAAAGACGAACAGGGCGATAGACGACCACAGAGTGCTCGTTCGCCTCGACGATTTCTTTTAAGTTCGTATCAGATTCGAATCTTTTAAGAATTTCTGCCTCACTCGCTGTCGCCTTGTTTTTTTCACGGCGAGGGTTCTGTGAAAAGACGCGAAATTTGTAGCCATCCGCTTCGGCATTTTCGAAGCCGACAACGATAGACGCAAAGATCGGCACCTTGCGCAGAAGAGTTTGCCGTTCTTCATCGGGAAGTTTTCCATCAGGATATTTTTCGACCGCGTGTCTGAAATCCTTTTCTAGCTTTCCTTGAGTGGCAATGTAGCTACGAATGGCTTCTAGGCGGGATAATATCGCCTGGGATTTTTCGACAAGCTGTTCTCGTCCCTGGGTGTGAACCTTCGATGAAGAGATTGCTACAGCAGCCAGCGTGCAGATAACGCACGATAAGCCCACATTGATAATGATCTTTGTTCCCAATCTCATGATTTCTCCTTGGTAATGTTTCTATCGGAGGTTGGGTTTATAAACAAAATACTAAGGAACTCACATTTGCACTTATTTTTATTGATCCCGTGGCTCTCGTGTCGACGGGAGCATGAGACCTAGGTCGTGCTTCACGCTCACATCTGTTTGCAGGAGCGATTATTCACTACTAAGTGAATCGGTGTCTTGTTACTCTAGAATCTACGACAGCAAAGGGTTTGCTCGGAGAATTTGTGAAGAAGCTCGTTTTACAACTCATCTTTGGATTCATCATTTTACCTATAGCTTTGGCGGGCTCACTTTATTATCTGAATCAGAGCGGTTTTTTTAATATCACCAAAATTGAAGTCATTCTTGAAAACCCACCGGTCGGGCAAGAGCAGTTTTTGAAGCCGCATGTGGATCATCTTGAGGCGGAGCTTGCGAAATACAAAGGGATCTCTCTTTGGAGTATCAAACTTAAAAAAATCTCCCGTGAAGTTTCGTCATTGAACTGGGTGGAGCAACTGAACATCAAACGCAGTTGGCCTGCGACTTTGGCGGTGCGAGTTCGACCTTATGAGGTTAAGCTTTTATATATGAGTAAAGGTGGAAAGCTTCTTCCTATTATTAGGGATGGAAGTTTTTTAGATGCGG
This window encodes:
- a CDS encoding methyl-accepting chemotaxis protein, whose protein sequence is MKFNIKVMMSILLACIICTTAAVLVSTSRISKQGETQLVEKSRAILSRLESVRSYIASQGGLDNSIEDALKTHPDGHLSKEAKTKILKQVPIFAAMQVGAEGAAEEGYTFRVFSDEPRNEKNEVTAEESDVLKKFAADPNLKEISSVTEDNITVYRPVRLSEAQGCMNCHGDPANSPWKNGKDILGYPMENWSDGKLHGGFAVTSSKAQITAAATSATWYIVGWSSGLSFLALLISFLMLNKPLKALSGLAEKLQEAGTGVAKASHEITESSQDLSAAASTAAASIEQTTSATEEMSSMIRLNAEHTKEAKTLAEDAQTKARAGKDEVEKLIFSMGEIAKSSKKIEEIITVIDDIAFQTNLLALNAAVEAARAGEQGKGFAVVADAVRALAQRSATSAKEISDLIRESVEKIENGHEVVQASGSMLNEIVQQIEKLTSVNIEISTASTEQAQGVASINMSINDLDRVTQRNASAAGQCATNAEMLSARSQQMHAMVQELTQIIEGKIKKDREFSDSLPKRSSARKPGVSSKSAAPSQKHEDLLPMNDAS
- the murC gene encoding UDP-N-acetylmuramate--L-alanine ligase encodes the protein MKLQQAKFHFVGIGGIGMCGLAELLYNIGAKVSGSDIADNTNTERLREIGVKVFKGHQASNVGDADVVVYSSAIQYGNPEISEARARQIPLIPRAEALAEIMRLKRGVAVAGTHGKTTTTSMTSAIFLEANMSPTIVVGGRFELIKSTAMLGSGEWLVAEADESDGSFQKLSPEIAIITNVDSDHLDHYKTFENLQKSFYDFALKVPFYGKVIACGDDPVIRQIFENFPKRILFYGFDEKNDLVLSGQQGNYSLYRGDRLLGTRHLVGEFSLKVPGRHNALNATAGICAGLAAGIPFATCAKGLQRFEGVDRRFHFKGEKRGIKIYDDYGHHPTEVRAVLQAFREKYPGQRLVVFFQPHRYSRTQHCWHDFTTAFKEADAVLLADIYPAGEAPIPGISSEKLALDMKHANASYFLRDDKATQKVLGLLKEGDVFVTLGAGDGWKLGLDVLNQL
- the ftsW gene encoding putative lipid II flippase FtsW; the protein is MLRYLSSSLFLAIITLLGIGLVQVYSSSFIFAIESYGDGLFFFKRQLIFALIAFAVLIATVHIPFRYIEKYGWAFWLLATLGVLATYVPGLGVRVGGALRWIQLPFGIRFEPGELLKISFSLLFASLVVRQENFLARVKWHWLVLFMIFPLALLLKQPDFGTFAIIMMVGVTLLFAFGLQWKYIIASFAVLIPAFYFLVMSVPYRRARVLAFLDPWSDPAQKGFQVIQSMLSFHSGGLTGAGLGQGQGKLFFLPEAHTDFTMAVLGEEMGFIGFVAILALYGFVVFRGIQIAVKAEEPFKRALALGLSVTFGLSVFINAGVVMGLLPTKGLTLPFLSYGGSSLVSLCFMFGLILNIENSFEEDKFSRRFGSRWTHSKAKT
- a CDS encoding methyl-accepting chemotaxis protein; amino-acid sequence: MRLGTKIIINVGLSCVICTLAAVAISSSKVHTQGREQLVEKSQAILSRLEAIRSYIATQGKLEKDFRHAVEKYPDGKLPDEERQTLLRKVPIFASIVVGFENAEADGYKFRVFSQNPRREKNKATASEAEILKRFESDTNLKEIVEANEHSVVVYRPVRLSEAQGCLLCHGDPATSPWKNGKDILGYPMENWKDGKLHGVFAVTSSTDQVAAAATNSTLSILAWALLITVMILGISILVVRKPLQALLQSIETLTVAGTQVSSAGREIRDSSQNLSSSAVKAAASIEETSASTEQVSSMVKMNTGHASKARDLAYQVQEKARVGEEEVRKLTVSMNEITTSSKKIEEIITVIDDIAFQTNLLALNASVEAARAGDHGKGFAVVAEAVRSLAQRSATSAKEISSLINESVNNIEKGHTVVLSSEASLKDIVNSIASLSSLNEEISSASGEQEQGITQINKALNEMDKITQANAAAAQECAAASEELANQSVVMNDAVKNLNQIITGKTAA
- the murD gene encoding UDP-N-acetylmuramoyl-L-alanine--D-glutamate ligase codes for the protein MYKEFSELKDKRILVVGLGKTGASLAHFLTKHGAQVTVTDHKSKPELSTQLEQLGDLPIKFELGGHSPKTFIAQDLVVLSPGVPSNLKIFDYARSQGIRITGEFEFSAGFIKEPIIGLTGTNGKTTVAKITEAILKESGIKTWVGGANEKPLVDYLRSEEKAQVVIAEVSSFMLEHCDTFNPMNIVFTNLAENHLDRYRSMEEYVNAKRRIFKNTNQATTSILNADDNAVVELARDPAVQRGRIFYFSRKPALEPQIMNIGGAVNIGDEIRVRTGPEIETFTIKNMKMRGKHSVENVMAAILASREHGATREAVQKVIDSFSGLPHRIEYVRKVGGVLFYNDSKATNVHAVLRALDTFDENVILIAGGKDTNLNYEPLRTAVKRKVKTLILVGEAKERINRDLGDFSETFLIGTFEEAVLIAYQKSRIGDTVLLSPGCSSFDMFDSFEERGDYFKEIVRKFH
- a CDS encoding cell division protein FtsQ/DivIB yields the protein MKKLVLQLIFGFIILPIALAGSLYYLNQSGFFNITKIEVILENPPVGQEQFLKPHVDHLEAELAKYKGISLWSIKLKKISREVSSLNWVEQLNIKRSWPATLAVRVRPYEVKLLYMSKGGKLLPIIRDGSFLDAVETKQAPDVALLDGENFQKQSELRKKAVDVIEQIPAEGSFSKKTISEIRHDTKEGFWMTMIKTGIQVKMGEEQVSLKAARVSQVVDYLESRQFDARVIDANLSKKVLVRLRKDP
- the murG gene encoding undecaprenyldiphospho-muramoylpentapeptide beta-N-acetylglucosaminyltransferase, with protein sequence MTSSKKTIVIAGGGTGGHIYPGIAIARAIQKLDPSVEVHFVGTATGLETKIVPREGFPLHLIESGKLNVKSPVQKFKTLLKVPVGLWQSVRLLGQLKPLYVVGVGGYASGPFVLAASIIGFNTAIWEPNAMPGMANRLLARFVDKCFVVFSEAKKFLKSDNVIQAGMPIREEIENAQRDKREDENFHLLSFGGSQGARAINNCLSDAILAGGEWVHNLSVVHQLGSLDFKNISEKYKTAPCHVEPQEFIYDMPKYYRWADIIVSRGGASSIAEAAAFGIIPIIIPLPAADNHQQKNAESLVSKNAGRMILQKDLTPERLISEVQSLRNDKALREQMVQNIKNFYIPQAATTIAKEILQ